Part of the Streptomyces sp. WMMC500 genome is shown below.
GCACCTCCCCGCAGCCCCCGCCGTCACGGCAACTCGCGCCAACGGCCGAACTGGACGCCACAACCCAGAGCTCGACCCGCCGGATACATCTGGCGGGGGAGACGTACGACTCCGTCGGCTACACCGTCCAGCAAATCGTCGACTGATCAGGCGTCACCCACCCTCACCTTCCACCGCCGCCCGACAACGCTCTGCCGCAGCGAGCCCCGCTGGTGTGCCAGCCCTGAGAGTCGCTGAGCGCTACTTCGCGGCCGGTGTCTGTTCCAGGAGTCCGGGGGCGGCAGCGTGCCAGCGGCCCACGGCCGTCTCTCCGGCCCCTGCCTCCCCTCCTGGTCCCCTGCTCAACGTGATACCGCTGCTGGCCACCTGATCCTCGAACGCACGCCGCGCTTCGCTGTCTCTGCTTCGATTCAGGCGTTGGCGGAAATCACTCAGGTACTCCATGCCGAGGTGAGAGCGCAACCCGCCGAGTAACTCCATCGCGCGCAAGGCATGGTGGCACCCTTCGGCCACTTCGCCGGCCTCGGCTCGTGCGGTGGCGAGCAACAGCAGATCGATGGCGCGACGGCGCACGTCTCGCCGGGGTAAGCCATCAAGCGCAGCCTGCGCCCAGCGCGCCGACTCCGCCGGATGGCCCAGGTCGCGGTAGCAGTGAGCCAGCCCGTCGGCCAGGTGCGCCGCGGTGAAGCCGGTAAGCCAGGCGGGCTCGCTGTCCGAGGACGCCTCGTTCAATGTCTCGATAGCAAGGTCCGCGCTCTTCTCGCAGGAGAGTGCGTCGCCGACCAGAGCGTGCCCGCGTGCCTCCGTCAGGTGAAACAGCGCTTCCAAGGCCGGGGTCGAGTGGCTACGGGTACCGCCACGGGCAGCGAGGGCGAGTGACACCACTTCTCGCGGGTGGCCAAGAAGCGGCGCGATGTTGGCCATACCGTCGGCCAGCACGAATCCACCGAGCGCGCGGTCGCCGGCCGCCTGAGCTAGGCGTAGCGCTTGGATGTAGTAACGCTGCGCCAGGCTGGGATGGCCGATGTCCACTGTCATGAGGGCGGTGTGCTTGGTGAGTTGCGCAACACCGGCGAAGAGCCTGCGGCCGATCGCCTCCGTGTAAGTGCCGGTGAGCAGCCCGGAGACGAACGCGTTGAGATAGTGCACGGCAAGGGAGCGAGTGTGGCCGCCGCCGAAGCTGCGGTCAAGGCTTGACAGCGCCAGAGTCGTCTCCCGTACCGCCTCCACGTCAGCAATGTGCACCTGCGAGCCGCCCTCACGGGAGACCTCGGCGTCGCATGCTGTGATGAGCCAGTCGCGGCTGGGACCGATCAGGGTAGAGACTGCCACCGTGGGCCCGAAGACCACTCCGCGGGGATCGGCATCGCAGGACCAGAGCTCGCACGCCATCTGGGTGGCAGCGGCCAGATCTGACACGAATGTCAGACCGACATTGCTGGCCAGATTCTTTCCGTACGCCATGCCGATTTCGTCCAGCGATACGGTACGGTCAAGTTTCTCGCTAAGCACTTCGCTAATGATCACGGCCGTGCGGACCCGAGGACGCTGACCACGTACCCACCGGCTCACAGAAGTCTTGTCGTGACGCAGGTTGAGACCGCGCTGGCTGCCCCGAATGTTGACTCGGCGAGCGAGTCCGGCATTCGAGATCCCCGCCTCATGCAGCAGAGCCTCAAGTCTCTGATTCGGCTGGCGAGAAATAAGCTTACGGGCAGCCATCTTCATCCTTTCAAAGAACCCCTGAGTGTAACGAGCTTGCCGACACACGACGAGGAAATTTGACCAAGCAGCCGAATCCCAGACTTCCCGCAGTCATTCTCATGCATCAGGTTTCACCAGGCAACCGCGCAGGGATGTGAACCGGGATCGAGGAGGCATGTACCGGCGCGCAAGTAGCATTTGAGAAAGAAACGTTCCATCGCGCACCGCGTCCACCTTCTAATTAGTTATTCCTTTCAAATGCGATGCCGGCAGGAAGTGGTGCTGCAGGTGTGAAGAAAGTCGACGCGTTGGCAAGCGCCCAAGAGTCGCCGGCTCGGCACCATCGGCACAGCCCTCTCGGTAATCTCAGCAGGGAGGATGAACGTGCAGGCCAGGGCGCCCTGTGCACGGCATCAGCCGTGACCTGGACCTCGGCTGGTATACGGCCGCCAGTTCGTCTACCTCCGCATCCCCATCCTCGGGAAGGGGGGAATCGAACCAGCAGTGCCACAAAATCAGCAAGTTGGCTTGCCATCAGGTCAGAGTGCCGGCACCACCGCAAGCCGCGCGCCCAACTACACCCCAATCGCCACCAGCAGCCGAGCCGACCACCGTGTCGGGGCTGCCGAAGGACCAATGGGATCGGCGTGCTCAGAGGTGCCCCGGCCGACCGGGTTGAACGGTCGAACGGTTCGGTCGCGGCACCCCGGGTCCGCGGTGTCCCGCCAAGGCCGAGTTGCCGAGAGTCGCCACTACTCCAGGCGTTGGCGGTGGCTTTCAGCAACTCACAAGTTTACTGTGATTGTCCCATCAACCTGACGAGCCCTCCGATCGGCGCTCCGGGACGGCTGCGGGCGCCGCTCAGCCCTGTGAGCTGGGCGAGCAACGCCCAGTTGCCAGGAATGTTCAGTGCACCACGACGTCGTTGTCCATGTTGCCGACGACAAAGCTGATCATGCTGCAGCAGGCGACGGGGCAGAAGCGGAACGGCGGATTTCCGCTGGTCAGGTGCACCTTTCTGAGGTGCCTGGTTGACGTGCCGTCAGGTGTGGGTAGTTCGTGACCTCGGGTGCGGTAGTGGCAGCGGCGGGCGGTGGCTTGCTGGCGGCGGCGCCATATGGACCAGTTCAGTGCGTGGCCGGCGCGCCGGAGACGGGGCTGGGCAGGGCCAGTTGCCAGGAGTCGCCGGATTTCTGCCACGGTGAGCGGTGCAAGGGCGCCGGAACCGTTTCTGCTGCCCTCTTGTACCGGCTTGGGCAGCGATGGCGGCGAGGAAAGCGTGGGCGAGCATGGCCAGGGTGATGTGCCGGTACCAGCCTGGCCGGCGGACTTCGCACTGGTCCAGGCCACACTCGTTCCTGGCGGCCTGGAAGGTTTCCTCGATCGCCCAGCGGGTTCCGGCGATGCGCACCAGTTCGGCGATGCTGGTGCCGGTGGGTGCGTAGGCGAGGTAGTAGGCGATCTCGTCGGGGCGGGCCAGGCTACGGCGGGCCAGGACCCACCGGTGGGGGGAAGGCTCCTCGCCGTCGAAGTCGTCACTGGTGGGCAGGCGAGCTGCGGCCCGGTCGTAGACGCGCGGACCCTTCGCGCCGTCGCCGCAAGAATGGCGTTCCCACACCTCGTCGGGGGTCCGGGCGACGACGAAGTCGATCAGGCCCACGGCGTGGACGTGCTGGGACTTCGACACGGCCAGGACGTAGCCGACGCCGGCTTCCTCCAGCATCCGCCGGAAGCGCCACTCCTGGCCGTAGGCGGAATCCGCGGTCACCCAGGCGATCGGCAGCGGCGAGGCCAGCGCCCGCGCCACCATGGGGTTGGCCAGCTCGCCCTTGGTGGCGAACACCAGCTGCCGGGGGATCTTCGCCGTAACGCAGCGGTCAGGGTCGCTGGTCCAGGACTTCGGCAGGTACAGCTCCCGGTCCACCAGCGCCCGCCCCTTCGGGGAGGCATACGCGGCGAAGACGCTCATCTGGCAGCTCTCGGTGTGTCCCGCGGTGCCGGAGTACCGCCGCTGCACCCCGGCCGACGTCACGCCCTTCTTGAGGAACCCCGTGTCGTCCACGATCAGCACACCGCCGGACTCACCGAGCTTCTCGGCGACGTATTCCTGCAGGTCATCGCGTATCTCATCGGGATCCCAGCAGGCCCGGCCCAGCAGGTGCTGCAACCCGGCCGGAGTGCTGTGGCCGGCATACTCAGCCAGCTGCCATCCGTTCTTCCGGCCCACCGGTCCCAGCAGTCCGCGCACATAGGCCCGCATGCGCAACCGCAGATCCACCCGCCCGAACCGATGACCGATCCGCACCAGCAGTTCATCCAGCTCCGCCGACCAGACATCGGGCCCCACAAAACATTGCACGACAAGTGCAACGACCTACCGCACCAGAGGTCACGAACTCACACCTGGCGACACGTCAACCAAGTACCCCCAGAAGGGGGCACCTGACCAGCGGCAATAGCGGACTGCAAGAGGGGTTTTAGGCGGCTCACGCAAGGATTGTAAGAACGTGGCCCAGGACGCCTCACCCCCTGGTCCCGGACGGGAGGATGAGTGAGACACCCCCTGCCGGTGCCAGCTCGTACTCGCCCGCGCTGAGGGACTGCGGGCGAGATGGAGCGCCACGAGGGAGGAGGAGCAGGCTGTGCCCCACGCAGCGACGTCCCGCGGAGACCGAGAAGGTAGGAGACCGGCTCACGGCGGCGTCGGGCCGTTGGTCAGGACGGAGCCTTCGAACTCGACAAAGCTGCGAGGTCCCGCAGGCCCCCGAGGGCGGAGCTGGGCGGTCTCCCCCACTCGAGTGCCCAGCTCCGCCCGGCCTGGTGGCGGCTCTCCAACGGCGTCGCGCCCGTCCGTCAGCAGCCGCCAGAGTGCAGCGGAGGAACAGTCCCCCGGAGGGAGGACATCGGGAGCCCCGACCGGCCGGGGGGCAGGGGGTCGGCCGGGGCCGCTTGTGAGTGGGCCTCACACGCCGACGGAGGCGTCGGCGTGCCGGGCCCTCGAGATGGTGCCCATGGTCCTGCCGTCGGTCGATCCCTCCTTGCGTGAGATGGGACCGGTCGTCTCCTTTGCTCAAGGTTCAAGTTCGCGTTTTCCGGATTCCCGGATCGGGATGTTTACGGGGCGTGCGCGCGGTGCCGCCGGGGTCGAGATGGACTGATAGGAATGAGCCACACCAGCCTACGCCTGACGCTTGCACCGACTGACGGGCAATTGGCACTTCCAGTCACCATTACTCCGGAGCTGATGGTGACCCACCGATTGGACAGTTCCAGTACTCCATACGGGTCCCCAGACCGCAATAGGTGACGTGCGAACTCACCCGTAAAGCGAAGCGTGTGACCCGAGAATGTACCACCGGAGCGATCCTGACACTCCGGGGCATGTTCTCGTCACAGCGGCCCCTCGCACCAAACCCAACTCATGCTGCCGTAAACGCATCTTTGCCACCACAACGCGCCTGTTCATGTGCATTCAATCAGGGGACAGTCTGATCGTGCTGAATGTGAGTGCCGGTTCCCGGAAGGAAAGCCGGAGTCTCACATTTGGTACTCAACCGTGATCTCGCACGAGCAGGAGTTGATGAGGAATGAAGAGCATGCGAACGGTACGGCGTTCCGCGCGGTGCCTGGCCGTCGGTGCCGTCGCCGCACTGGCGCTGACTGCCACCGCCGCCGGCACGGCGGTCGCCGCCCAGCCGGCCGAGAGGGCTCAGCAGGTGCCGACATACGACTGCCAGGAAGCGGTCACGGCTGCCGGCCTCGTCTCGGCCTTCGACTGCGACGCGTCGGCCGGCGCCCCGACGTTGGGCACGATCAACGGCCCCTTCACCATCAATACACCCTCCCACAGTTGGACCTGCGACAACGGGCTGGCGGTCGTGCCGGTGACGGTGGTGGGATTCGGCTGTGAGTGACCCGGCCCAGGTCCGCTGACCGATGCCGAAGCGGGGGCGGCCGCGCACTGCGGCCGCCCCCGCGGTGTGAGCCTCCCCACTGCCCCTTGGGCGGCCTCAGAACCGGATCGGGGCATTCAGTGCAACAACGACTCGTACCACTCCTCAACTCGGCGGGCCACCCTCGGCCAGTCCAGCATCTCGGCCGCCTGCCTGCCCAGCGTGCCCATCTGCTCCCGCGTGGAGGGTTCGTCAAGCACCTTGGCCACGGCTGCCGTCAGCCCCGCTGCCGAGCCCGACGCGAAGACGCGGTATGCCGCCGGGTTGGTGACGACCGGGTCGAGGGTGGCGTGGGAGGAGACGATGACCGGCGTGCCGAGGGCGAGTGCCTCCAACGCGGCGGTCGGCACGCCCTCTCCCTTCCCGGCAAGCCTGCGAGAGGCGAGCACGAAGATCTGCGCCCGCCCGACGAGGTTGTAGACCTCTTCCTGCGTCAGCGCGCCGGCCAGCTTCACCCCGGGTCCCGCCGCCGCCAGCCGCGCGAGCCGGTCGCGTTCGGGGCCGTCGCCCGCGATCACGAGCCGAAGTCCGGCGCGGTCGCGGCTCAGCTGTCGGAACGCCGCGATCAGAAGGGCGTGATCCTTCATCGGATTGAGGGCACCGACGCTGACGATCAGGCCGGGCTCCCTGGCCGGCGCGGGGACGGGCGGCGGCATGCGGGAGAGATCGAGTCCGCTGGACATCACGAGGATGCGCCGTGTCTCCACGCCCCGCTCCATCAGGTCGGCCGCGGTTGCCCCGCCCAGCGCCACGAACCCGGCCGCGTACCCGAACGCGTGCCGGGCCAGCCGGCGGTGGCGTTCGCTGAGTGTCGCGTGGACGGTGACGAACAGGGGAACGCCCAGACGCCGGCACGCCGGTCCCAGCACGAGGAGTTCGACGTGATCACCGTGCAGGTGCACCAGGTCCGGGCCGCGCGAACCGCCCGCCACGGCTCGCAGGGCCAGGGCCGCCTCCGCCGCAGTGGCCAGCCTGTCGGACACCGTGCCCAGCACGCGGGACGTGGAAGACGGCCGCAGCTGTATCCGAGCCGCGCCGTCCGGAACGCATGCCCCGTGCCGGAACGCCAGAGACACCTGGTGCCCGGCGGCGATCTGCTCACGCGTCAGGCGTTCGACGTGACGTTCCATTCCACCGGGCTCGGGAGGGATCCGGTAGCTCACCCGCGTGATCCTCATACCGCCGCACTATCGCCGGTGACACGGGACGACATGCCAGCTCTATCCGGATTTTCACTCGAAAGCCTTGTTTAGATGGTAAATTGCTATCATGGACATATCTTTTGGGCATGCTCCCTGCGGTACTTGCGAAGGGACGTTTGATGTGCGGAATCGCAGGGGCGGTCTCGGCCGAGGGCGCCGATCCGCTTCTCAGCGGCCGGATGTTCCGGGTCATCGATCACCGCGGCCCGGACGGGGAGGGCTTCCACGACGAGCCGCATGCCAGCCTGGGCATGCGCCGCCTTGCTGTCATCGACATCGCCACCGGTGACCAGCCTGTCTACAACGAAGCCGGCAGCGTCGTGGCGGTCTTCAACGGCGAGGTGCACAACTTCGCCGAGCTGCGGGCGGAACTCGAAGGCAGAGGCCACCGGTTCACCACCCGCACCGACTCCGAGTGCCTGGTCCACCTCTACGAGCGGTACAGCGAGAACCTGGTGCGCCACCTGCGTGGCATGTTCGCCTTCGCCGTCTGGGACAGCCGCCGGTGCCGCCTCGTGCTCGGCCGTGACCGGTTCGGCAAGAAGCCGCAGTACTACGGCACCAACGGCAAGGGCCTGCAGTTCGCCTCCGAGCTCAAGTCGCTCACCCAGGCCGCCGAGATGCCCCCCCGGCCGGACCTGGTGGCCCTCCGCCACTACCTGACCTTCGGGTACATTCCCGCCCCCTGGTCGATCTACCAGGGCGTCAGCAAGCTACCCCCCGGCCACGTACTGATCTGGCCGGACGGCACCGCGGTGCTGCGCCGCTGTTGGCGGCTGGACTTCACTCCCCGGCCCACGACGGGCGAGCACGAGGAAGCCGACCGGCTGCGCGCGTTGCTGCTGGAGGCCACCCGCACGCGCATGGTCAGCGATCGCCCGCTCGGCGCCTTCCTGTCCGGCGGCATCGGCTCGTCCGCCGTGGTGGCGGCGATGGCGATACTGTCGCCCGGCCGCGTAATGACCTTCAGCGTCGGGTTCGCCGAGCCATCCTTCGACGAGCGCGGCTACGCCCGCGCGCTGGCCCGCCATGACAACACCGACCACCACGAAGTGGTCCTCACCCCTTCGGTGGGCGAGTTCCTGCCCTCGCTCGCCTGGCACTTCGATGAGCCGTTCGCCGACTCCTCGGCTCTGCCCACCTTCTGCCTGGCGCGCATGAGCGGCAAGCACGTCACCATGGTGCTCACCGGAGACGGCGGCGACGAGATGTTCGGCGGGTACCGCCGCTACGCGCTGATGCGCCGGGCTGGCCGGCTGGCCCTCCCGCGTCCGGCGGGGACCTGCCGGGGCCGTCTCGGCGACCGCCTGGCGGCACACAGCAGGCCCCGGTCCCGGCCGCGCGACGTGCCCCGGGTGCTCCAGCTGCTGGCCCACCCCGTCAACCGCCGCTACAGGCGCATCGTGTCCTGCTTCACCGCCGAGCAGAAGAGGGCGCTGTATACCGACGCCCTACGCGGGCAGATCGCCGTGGACAGCGAAGGGCTGCTCGCAGAGGCGTGGCGTTCCTGCACGGCAACGGGCACCGTTGGACAGCTGATGGAGGTGGACCTCGCCACCATGGCCCATGCGCTGGAGGCCCGTTCACCGCTGCTCGACCACCACCTGGCGGAGTGGGCGGCGGCACTCCCCGACGAGTTGCGGGTGCGCGGCGGCCAGACCAAGTACCTGCTGCGCAAAGCGGTGGAGCCGTGGCTGCCCGCCCGCTTCCTGCACCGGCCCAAGGTCGGCTTCGGGGTGCCGCTGGCCGACTGGCTCCGCGGTGAGCTGCGGGACTTCGCCCACGACCTGCTCACGGACGCGGCATCGGTTGCCAGGGGCCTGTTCCGCCCTCAGGCGGTGGGCGCACTGCTACGCGAGCATCAGGCGGACCACGACCACGCCGACCGCATCTGGGCACTCACCCAGATGGAACGGTGGCATCGCCACTTCGGCGCGGACCAGGCCCTCCCGTCCAACAGACCGCTGTGTCAGGGGTGAGCCGGAATGGTGCGGGTCTGCGAGGTCATCAAGACGCTCGACGTGGGCGGCGCGGAGGTGCTGCTGACCGAGCGGCTCAGCCTCGCCCCCAAGGACGACCTGTCGTACACGGTGGTGTGCCTGCGCGCCCGCACCCGCGGGCTGACCGACAAGCTGCGTAACGCGGGCGTGCCGGTGGTCGCCCTGTCCTCAGCGCGAGGTTCCGCCCCCTACCTGCGTCTGGCGTCGACGGTGCGACGGCTGCGGCCGCACGTGGTCAACATCCACTCACCTCTGCCGGCCGGCCTGCTGCGGCCCTGCCTCCGGCTGCTGCCGCACCGGCCCCGGCTGGTGTCGACAATGCACAGCGTCCACCTGCGGCGGCCCACCGCCGTCCTCAACCGGCTGACGATCGGTCTGGACGACATTACGGTGGCCGTCTCCCCGCTCGTGGAAGGCGCCCCCACCACCCGCGGCGCCCGGCACCTCGTCAGCAGAGTGCACGGCGTCAACCTCGCCGAGCAGCGGCGCTGGGCGCAACGGGCGGCCGCCACCCGTGCGGAATTCGGCGTGCCGGACGGGGCGTTCGCCGTAGTCTGCATCGCCAACTTCACCTGGATCAAGAACCACACGCTGCTGGTGAGAGCCGCCGACCGGGTGGTCCGCCAGCGACCCGACACCCTGTTCCTCCTGGCCGGCGAGGGCGAACTGCGGACCGCGGTCGCCCACGACATCGCGCGGCGCGGACTGGGCGAGCGGGTCCGCATCCTCGGCCACGTGGCGAACGCCAGACGGCTCGCGGCCTGTGCCGACCTGGTGGTCCTCAGCTCACACCACGAGGCTCTGCCCGTGGTGATCATGGAGGCGCTCGCCGCGGGCGTGCCGGCGGTGTGCACCGCCGTGGGCGGCGTGCCCGACCTGGTGCGCCACGGGCACAACGGCATCCTCACCGAGCCGGAGTCGGCCGAGGCCCTGGCCGCCGGGATTCTCGAGGCGATGAGCCCGGACACCCACCGCAGGCTGCGGGCGGGGGCCCGCGAGGACGCCGCCGTGGTCGACATGGCCTCGACCGCCGTGTGGTTCGAGGGGCTCTACAGGGAGTTGGCCGCGGGCCGCCCACGCGCTTCCCGACCCTTACAGCCAGGAAACGGAGCCGACAGATGCCCACCACCGTCCAGGGCATGATCGAGATGATCTGGAACCACCCCGCCAACCGCGGGCGCCGGGTCCGCGCCCTGGCCGCCATGACCGGATGGCAGGCGTACAAGCGGCTCATCGGGCGGCCGTTCGACCTGAGCGTGTACGGCGGCATGCCGTTCCGTGCGTACCGGGACAGCTCGCAGGTGGGCCGGTTCCTCTACTTCGGCGGGCTGCCGGACTACGAGGAGATGACCTTCATGTCGCGCTTCCTCCGCCCGGGCGACGGCTTCATCGACGGTGGCGCCAACGAGGGCATGTTCACTCTGCTGGCGGCAAAGCTCGTGGGCCCCACCGGGGCGGTGCATGCCTTCGAGGCGGTGCCGGCCTACCTGGACCGCCTCCGGGACAACGTCCGGGCGAGCAGGCTGGACTGGGTCACCGTCCACGGCGTGGCGATCGGCGCGGAGCCGGGCCGGGTGCCGTTCGTACTGAACGGCGTCGGCTCCCGCATGCGGAGCGAGGCCGACGAGGCCACTGGGCCGGAGGTGAGTGTCCGGCGCCTCGACGACGTGCTGCCCGAGCGGCCGTTCGCCATGGGAAAGCTCGACGTGGAGGGCGCCGAGCACCAGGCCCTCATCGGCGCCACCCGGCTGATGACGCGTGGGCAGCCAGCGGTGTGGATGGTGGAGCTCGTGGACCGGTACCTCGGCCGCTACGGATCCTCCCGCGCGCGGCTCCTTAGATGGCTCGACGACCAGGGCTACGACCTGGCGCTCTACGACCCGCACCGCAACGAGCTGACGCCGGCAGCACGCGCGCCTGCTCAAGGACCCGACGTGCTGGCCGTCTCGCGGCGCCACATGGCCTGGGTGCGGAATCGACTCCAGATGGGGGCAAAGGCGATGAAAGGAACATAGTAATGAGTACGACAAGCCCCGCGCGTCGCATCGAACGCGCGGTCGTCACCGGTGCCGCCGGCTTCATCGGATCCCACTTGGTGGATACCCTCCTGCGGCGAGGGGTCACCGTCCTCGGCATCGACCGGCGCACCCCCCAGAACAACGATGCGGCGGCGCAGAACCTCCGCGACGCGCTCAGTGAGCCCGCCTTCCGGCTAGCCTCGGGCGACCTGGTCACCGACGAGCCGAAGCGGTGGCTGGAGGGCGCGGACGCCGTCTTCCACCTGGCCGGCCTTCCCGGTGTTCGGCCGTCGTGGGGAGACGCCTTCCGCGAGTACCTTGCCTGCAACGTGCTGGCCACGCAGCGGCTGATGGAATCCGCCCAGTCCCTCCGCGTGCCCCGCCTGGTCCTCGCTTCCTCCTCCAGCGTCTACGGCGAGACGGTCGGTACCGGCCCGCTGCGCGAGGACGGCGTCACGGCCCCGAGATCGCCGTACGGCGTCACCAAGCTTGCCGCGGAGCGGCTCGCGCTCGCGTACGCGCTGGCGCCGGGGAGCCCGACCAGCGTGGTCGCGCTCCGCTACTTCACCGTCTACGGTCCCCGGCAACGGCCGGACATGGCCATCGGGCGCATGCTCAGCGCGGTGGTCACAGGGCAGCCGCTGGTGCTGTACGGGGACGGGCGACAGCGCCGGGACTTCACCTTCGTCACCGACGCCGTCGAGGCGACCATCGCGGCCGCCGTCGCGCCCGCCACCGCTGAGGCGGTCAATGTCGGCGGCGGAGACAGTGTGACGGTGCGCCAGGTTCTGCGGCACGTCGCCGACGTCACCGGAAAGGAGGTTCCTGTGACGGCCGACGAGGAGCAGGCGGGTGACGTGCGCACCACGGCCGCCGACCTCTCCAAGGCCCGCACGCTCCTCGCCTACCGGCCCTCGGTAGCCCTGCGAGAGGGCGTCGAACGCCAGTGGGCCTGGTTGTCATCCCGGACCGGGTAGGGAGTCAGGACCATGCCTCGACGTCGGGGCACACTACGGCGAGGCGCTGGACATCGCGCTGGATCCCGGTGAGGTTCGAGCGGATCTACTCCTTCGAGCCGTCGCGGACCTGCCATCGAATCCTGCGGGGCCTCCGCGACTCCCGGGTCCGCATCGTGCCGGCAGGGCTGTCCGCCAGGGCGGGCGAGGCGACCCTGTTCGGCACCGTCCTGGTCGGGGCGAGCGTGTACGCCGACAAGGGACAGCACACCCGGCAGTTGGAGGGCGGAGGCCATCGCTCCGATGCGCGCCACGGACTGGCTGCGCGCGAACACCTCGCCGGACGACGAGGTCTACCTCAGGCTCAACTGCGAGGGCAGCGGGGCGACGTGCTCGACGCCCTGCCGGACGGCGGAGCCATCGACCGCACCTGCAGCGTCTACGTCGACTTCGACGTGCGGAAGGTGCCCAGCCAGGTCCACCACCAGGCGTTCATCGAGCGGCGCCTGCACGAGCGGGCCACATCCTTCGTCACGCCGGGCACGCTGGCGCTTCCCGCCGGCGGCGCGGCCGTGCGGGCATGACTCGTCCCGGTGCGTCCGGTCGAGCGCGCCACGCCGGGCCGCTGGCGGGACCGCCTCGGCCTCCACCGGCCTCCCTACCTCTGTGCCAGCCGCGCCGAGCGGCGTCTTCCCGAAGCCGGTCTACGCCCTGGCCGCGCCCGTCTGGGTGCCCGGTCTCGGCCGGGCCCCGCCGCTGACCCAGCCGGCACGCACGGTGTCCGGCCCTCACAGCAGGTCGTGGAGCATCGCGGCGACGCGCTGAGGGGAGAACTCGCACTCCGCTCGGGCCCGCAGCCGCCGTCCCAGTGCCCGCCGCTCCGCCGGGGCGGCGGACACCACGGCGCACACGTGGCCCACGAGCACGTCGAGGTCGCCGACCGGCGCCACGTACGGGTAGCCGGCGCCGACGACGTCGGCGGATCCGCCCGCGTCCGTCGTCACCACGGGGGTGGCGGAGGCCATGGCCTCCAGCAGCACACGCGGAAATCCTTCCTCGTAGCTGGGCATGACCACGCAGTCGGCCGCCGCGTACAACTCGGGCAGGTCCCGATTGGGCACCGCGCCCAGCAGCGACATCCGCCCTCCCAGCGCGGGGTCGGCGGCCTGCCGCACCAGCCGGGCACGCTCGGGCCCGTCCCCGGCCACGACGAGGCGGACACGGACCCCGGATGCGGATTCGGCCGCCGACGCGTCCACCTGGTCCTCG
Proteins encoded:
- a CDS encoding FkbM family methyltransferase, with the translated sequence MPTTVQGMIEMIWNHPANRGRRVRALAAMTGWQAYKRLIGRPFDLSVYGGMPFRAYRDSSQVGRFLYFGGLPDYEEMTFMSRFLRPGDGFIDGGANEGMFTLLAAKLVGPTGAVHAFEAVPAYLDRLRDNVRASRLDWVTVHGVAIGAEPGRVPFVLNGVGSRMRSEADEATGPEVSVRRLDDVLPERPFAMGKLDVEGAEHQALIGATRLMTRGQPAVWMVELVDRYLGRYGSSRARLLRWLDDQGYDLALYDPHRNELTPAARAPAQGPDVLAVSRRHMAWVRNRLQMGAKAMKGT
- a CDS encoding NAD-dependent epimerase/dehydratase family protein — translated: MSTTSPARRIERAVVTGAAGFIGSHLVDTLLRRGVTVLGIDRRTPQNNDAAAQNLRDALSEPAFRLASGDLVTDEPKRWLEGADAVFHLAGLPGVRPSWGDAFREYLACNVLATQRLMESAQSLRVPRLVLASSSSVYGETVGTGPLREDGVTAPRSPYGVTKLAAERLALAYALAPGSPTSVVALRYFTVYGPRQRPDMAIGRMLSAVVTGQPLVLYGDGRQRRDFTFVTDAVEATIAAAVAPATAEAVNVGGGDSVTVRQVLRHVADVTGKEVPVTADEEQAGDVRTTAADLSKARTLLAYRPSVALREGVERQWAWLSSRTG
- a CDS encoding transcriptional regulator; this translates as MAARKLISRQPNQRLEALLHEAGISNAGLARRVNIRGSQRGLNLRHDKTSVSRWVRGQRPRVRTAVIISEVLSEKLDRTVSLDEIGMAYGKNLASNVGLTFVSDLAAATQMACELWSCDADPRGVVFGPTVAVSTLIGPSRDWLITACDAEVSREGGSQVHIADVEAVRETTLALSSLDRSFGGGHTRSLAVHYLNAFVSGLLTGTYTEAIGRRLFAGVAQLTKHTALMTVDIGHPSLAQRYYIQALRLAQAAGDRALGGFVLADGMANIAPLLGHPREVVSLALAARGGTRSHSTPALEALFHLTEARGHALVGDALSCEKSADLAIETLNEASSDSEPAWLTGFTAAHLADGLAHCYRDLGHPAESARWAQAALDGLPRRDVRRRAIDLLLLATARAEAGEVAEGCHHALRAMELLGGLRSHLGMEYLSDFRQRLNRSRDSEARRAFEDQVASSGITLSRGPGGEAGAGETAVGRWHAAAPGLLEQTPAAK
- a CDS encoding glycosyltransferase family 4 protein, with product MSYRIPPEPGGMERHVERLTREQIAAGHQVSLAFRHGACVPDGAARIQLRPSSTSRVLGTVSDRLATAAEAALALRAVAGGSRGPDLVHLHGDHVELLVLGPACRRLGVPLFVTVHATLSERHRRLARHAFGYAAGFVALGGATAADLMERGVETRRILVMSSGLDLSRMPPPVPAPAREPGLIVSVGALNPMKDHALLIAAFRQLSRDRAGLRLVIAGDGPERDRLARLAAAGPGVKLAGALTQEEVYNLVGRAQIFVLASRRLAGKGEGVPTAALEALALGTPVIVSSHATLDPVVTNPAAYRVFASGSAAGLTAAVAKVLDEPSTREQMGTLGRQAAEMLDWPRVARRVEEWYESLLH
- the asnB gene encoding asparagine synthase (glutamine-hydrolyzing), translated to MCGIAGAVSAEGADPLLSGRMFRVIDHRGPDGEGFHDEPHASLGMRRLAVIDIATGDQPVYNEAGSVVAVFNGEVHNFAELRAELEGRGHRFTTRTDSECLVHLYERYSENLVRHLRGMFAFAVWDSRRCRLVLGRDRFGKKPQYYGTNGKGLQFASELKSLTQAAEMPPRPDLVALRHYLTFGYIPAPWSIYQGVSKLPPGHVLIWPDGTAVLRRCWRLDFTPRPTTGEHEEADRLRALLLEATRTRMVSDRPLGAFLSGGIGSSAVVAAMAILSPGRVMTFSVGFAEPSFDERGYARALARHDNTDHHEVVLTPSVGEFLPSLAWHFDEPFADSSALPTFCLARMSGKHVTMVLTGDGGDEMFGGYRRYALMRRAGRLALPRPAGTCRGRLGDRLAAHSRPRSRPRDVPRVLQLLAHPVNRRYRRIVSCFTAEQKRALYTDALRGQIAVDSEGLLAEAWRSCTATGTVGQLMEVDLATMAHALEARSPLLDHHLAEWAAALPDELRVRGGQTKYLLRKAVEPWLPARFLHRPKVGFGVPLADWLRGELRDFAHDLLTDAASVARGLFRPQAVGALLREHQADHDHADRIWALTQMERWHRHFGADQALPSNRPLCQG
- a CDS encoding glycosyltransferase, whose protein sequence is MVRVCEVIKTLDVGGAEVLLTERLSLAPKDDLSYTVVCLRARTRGLTDKLRNAGVPVVALSSARGSAPYLRLASTVRRLRPHVVNIHSPLPAGLLRPCLRLLPHRPRLVSTMHSVHLRRPTAVLNRLTIGLDDITVAVSPLVEGAPTTRGARHLVSRVHGVNLAEQRRWAQRAAATRAEFGVPDGAFAVVCIANFTWIKNHTLLVRAADRVVRQRPDTLFLLAGEGELRTAVAHDIARRGLGERVRILGHVANARRLAACADLVVLSSHHEALPVVIMEALAAGVPAVCTAVGGVPDLVRHGHNGILTEPESAEALAAGILEAMSPDTHRRLRAGAREDAAVVDMASTAVWFEGLYRELAAGRPRASRPLQPGNGADRCPPPSRA